Proteins from a genomic interval of Xanthomonas sp. AM6:
- a CDS encoding 2OG-Fe(II) oxygenase: MKALSDYIRSYDDALPEAFCRQLIDGFEASRAHHQRNGSNSRAVLGDSNWTELDVGRLADPAFLGFFLDKIEHYLARYNQELGLTLSIPYRPTIDRLILKKYQVGGGDRFQPHFDSIDEVSERYLVFLWYLNDVAEGGTTRFCDLDVETVPRTGRLLMFPPYWMYQHVGNPPVSNDKYILSTYLMFKR; the protein is encoded by the coding sequence ATGAAAGCGCTCAGCGACTACATCCGCAGCTACGACGACGCGCTGCCCGAGGCGTTCTGCCGCCAGCTGATCGACGGCTTCGAGGCCTCGCGCGCGCATCACCAGCGCAACGGCAGCAACAGCCGCGCGGTGCTGGGCGACAGCAACTGGACCGAACTGGATGTCGGCAGGCTCGCCGACCCGGCGTTCCTGGGATTCTTCCTGGACAAGATCGAGCACTACCTGGCGCGCTACAACCAGGAGCTGGGGCTGACCCTGTCGATCCCGTACCGCCCGACCATCGACCGGCTGATCCTGAAGAAGTACCAGGTCGGCGGCGGCGACCGCTTCCAGCCGCACTTCGATTCGATCGACGAGGTGTCCGAGCGCTACCTGGTGTTCCTGTGGTACCTCAACGACGTGGCCGAGGGCGGCACCACGCGCTTCTGCGACCTGGACGTGGAAACCGTGCCGCGCACCGGCAGGCTGCTGATGTTCCCGCCGTACTGGATGTACCAGCACGTCGGCAACCCACCGGTCTCCAACGACAAGTACATCCTGTCCACCTACCTGATGTTCAAGCGCTGA